A window of Enoplosus armatus isolate fEnoArm2 chromosome 3, fEnoArm2.hap1, whole genome shotgun sequence contains these coding sequences:
- the LOC139283173 gene encoding solute carrier family 2, facilitated glucose transporter member 11-like — MCNFKHPSYMLVLCCSCSQHPGSQMEGPPRKLQYWRLYLLTLVLGIGGSFQYGIQVSVIAAPAVHIQSFVNHTWLLRYEAAVDDSTNQLIWSFIVAVLSLGSWAGAVHSGSLPVTYGRKKALLFNNVVAVVAALIMLFSRTAKSFEMILLGRFLYGYNVGLGLSVHLMYLGESSPKKLRGFLTLTSSIFIGFGKVMGQIIGIKEMMGTEDMWPYLLAVSGIPAILQFVTLLFFPEAPRYLYIDKGDTEGSRKALQWLWQEDDLKLELDDMQKERESTQGEKAKTVRDVLSSRCVRWQLLTLVIPCAGVQLCGINALYFYAFDIFRESGVPEDQMPYLAIGIGATELITVTLCSFLIDRAGRKKLMGYGYLLMGITMSVLTVMLSIKHLNSWIPYVNIALIFCVICIYGLGPSGVSMALPADLFLQAWRPSAYVISGTINWLGMFLVGMLFGYVVDGLGQFCFLIFVAYCIFSAAFMIYFVPETKGKTMTEIMEDFNKLNYKNRAADVEKTDIDLATKF, encoded by the exons ATGTGTAACTTCAAGCATCCTTCATATATGCTGgtgctctgctgctcctgcagccaGCATCCAGGGAGCCAAATGGAGGGTCCACCAAGAAAG CTGCAGTACTGGAGGCTTTATCTGCTGACGCTGGTGTTGGGAATCGGCGGATCGTTTCAGTACGGGATTCAAGTTTCTGTCATCGCTGCTCCGGCGGTG CACATTCAGAGTTTTGTGAACCACACGTGGTTGTTGAGGTATGAAGCTGCAGTGGATGATTCTACCAACCAGCTCATCTGGTCCTTCATCGTGGCTGTGCTAAGTCTTGGTTCCTGGGCCGGGGCTGTGCACAGCGGCAGCCTTCCTGTCACTTATGGCCg GAAAAAAGCTCTCTTGTTCAACAACGTTGTGGCGGTTGTCGCTGCTCTTATCATGCTCTTCAGTCGCACAGCCAAGTCCTTTGAGATGATCTTGCTGGGAAGATTCCTCTACGGATATAATGTCG GTCTTGGCCTGAGTGTGCACCTCATGTACCTCGGAGAGAGTTCTCCAAAGAAACTCAGAGGCTTCCTGACTCTCACGAGCTCAATCTTCATCGGATTTGGAAAAGTCATGGGTCAAATAATTGGCATCAA AGAGATGATGGGCACAGAAGACATGTGGCCGTATCTCTTAGCCGTTAGTGGTATTCCTGCCATCCTGCAGTTTGTGACGCTGCTTTTCTTCCCTGAGGCACCTCGATACCTTTACATCGACAAAGGAGACACTGAAGGCAGCAGAAAAG ccttGCAGTGGCTGTGGCAGGAGGACGACTTAAAGCTGGAGCTGGACGacatgcagaaagagagagagagcacacagggagagaaggcGAAGACTGTGAGGGACGTACTCAGCTCTCGCTGCGTGAGATGGCAGCTGCTGACTCTGGTCATCCCCTGCGCTGGTGTTCAGTTATGCGGCATCAATGCT CTGTATTTCTACGCCTTTGACATCTTCCGTGAGTCAGGAGTGCCGGAGGACCAGATGCCTTACTTGGCCATTGGTATCGGAGCAACAGAGCTCATCACCGTGACACTGTGT TCTTTCTTGATTGATCGCGCCGGCAGAAAGAAGCTGATGGGTTACGGCTATCTGTTGATGGGCATCACCATGTCTGTACTCACTGTCATGCTGTCCATCAAG CATCTGAATTCATGGATCCCGTATGTGAACATCGCCCTGATCTTTTGTGTCATCTGCATTTACGGACTTGGACCAT CTGGAGTGTCGATGGCTCTTCCTGCTGACCTCTTCCTACAAGCCTGGCGTCCTTCTGCTTATGTGATCAGTGGGACCATCAACTGGCTGGGCATGTTCCTTGTGGGGATGTTGTTCGGCTACGTTGTG GATGGACTCGGGCAGTTCTGCTTCCTGATTTTCGTGGCTTACTGCATTTTCAGCGCAGCATTCATGATATATTTTGTCCCAGAGACCAAAGGAAAGACAATGACAGAGATTATGGAGGACTTCAACAAACTGAATTACAAGAACAGGGCGGCTGACGTTGAAAAGACTGACATTGATCTTGCAACTAAATTCTAG